TGGACAACTCCTGCTTCAGGTACAACTACAGATGGAACATTCACGGTCATACTCCAACATCAACCAGGTGAAAAGACATCTACATCAGGTACCGATATTGGTGAAGATGATTTTACCCTGGAATTTGTCTTAAATATTGAGTAAATCAATCATTAGTTTGACAACGGAATAAACGAAAGTTCATGTAAGTTTGTTAGTTAAAATCGGGAGGACTTACTCTTTTAGTTCTCTCGATTTTATTTTGTTCACTTTTTCGAAAAGATGTAGGTGTAGACCCACATAATGGTGAACGAAGGTATCACATCCATTCCAGGAACAAGTTCTTCGACAAAGGTTACCACTCCCGCAGCCTGTCCTATTCTTCCCTTGTACATTCGGGTCATTAACCAACCGGCCATAGGTGCCCAAATTACGTCTGAGAATTCCCCAATTGCTGGGATAGCAAAGGACAACATTCCAATGCCGTCAAATAATAATCCTAAAAAAAGATTGCGGTATTTTAAATCCTTCTCTTCTGTCATGAAGGGAAAATAGCAAATAGCAACGACTTGAAAAAATTAACTACGATAAATCCGAACTAATGAGTTTAAGGAATTCATTACGCGTCTCTATCTTTTCAAATTGCCCCCTAAAGCCTGATGTTGTGGTCACGGAATTCTGTTTTTGTACACCGCGCATCATCATACACATATGTGAGGCTTCTATCACTACAGCGACACCTTTAGGCTTTAAAGTATTGTTAAGACACTCTAGAATGTCGTGCGTCAAACGTTCTTGAACTTGTAACCTTCTCGCAAAAACATCAACTATACGCGGTATTTTACTCAATCCAACGATATGCCCGTTGGGTATATAAGCTACGTGGGCTTTCCCAAAAAACGGTAACATGTGGTGTTCGCAGAGGGAATACAGTTCTATATCTTTTATAATGACCATATCGTCATAATCCTCCTTGAACATTGCACCTTTTAGAATTTCGGCAGCATCTTGTTTGTAGCCTTGGGTCAAGAAGAGCATAGCTTTTGCTGCACGCTCAGGAGTTTTTGTAAGCCCTTCACGTTCAACGTCCTCTCCTATCTCACCAATAATTTTAGAGAATCGTTCCTTTATATCATTGGTTATGGTAATGTTGTACTCTTCAAGATTTTGATATGGTGCCATATTCTTATATAACTGTATTTAGCTTATTTGAAAAATGCTTGTTTAACTTTTTGATTTTAGGGTCAATGATAAACTGACAGTAGGGCTGATTGCTATTGTCATTATAGTAATTTTGATGGTCCTCTTCCGCCTTATAAAATACTTTTTCCTCAGAAATTGCAGTAACTATAGGAGAACCAAAAACACGTTCTTTTTCCAGAAGTGCAATAAATTTCTCCGCTTCTTCCCTTTGCTTTGTGTTGGTATAAAAAATTTCGCTTCTATATTGGGTGCCTACGTCATTTCCCTGCCTATTCAGCGTTGTAGGATCATGAGTGGCAAAAAACACCTCCAACAATTCATTAAAAGAAATTAAAGTAGGGTCGAATAGTATCTTGATTGCTTCTGCGTGTCCGGTTCTACCAGTACAAATTTCTCTATAGGCTGGATTCTTGATTGTACCGCCAGTGTATCCAGAAATTACTTCTTGTACACCGTTAAGTCTCTGAAATACAGCTTCTGTACACCAAAAACAACCGCCAGCGAATATAGCAGTCTCTATTAGAATATTATTTTGTTTACTCATTTCTATGTAAAGTTAAACAAACTTAATGGTTCTGTAACTTAAAAACAATGATAAAATTTTCATAACTAGTCGCAGTCATATCCAAAAACTTTAATTAAAACTTCCGATTTTTGTTTGCTCGATGGTAATGATTACATTCCCACAATACACTATATATGATCAAAGCTAGTAACATAAAGAAGAGCTACGGTGAACTCCAAGTTTTAAAAGGTGTTGACCTAGAGATAAAACAAGGCGAGGTTGTATCTATTGTAGGTGCATCTGGAGCTGGCAAAACTACATTGTTACAAATATTGGGAACTTTGGATTCACCTTCCAACAAAAAAGATAGTTCCTTGTTCATAAACACAAAGGATGTTACCCAGCTCAACGATAAAAATCTAGCACGTTTTAGAAACGAGCATATTGGTTTCATTTTTCAGTTTCATCAATTATTACCAGAGTTCACTGCATTGGAAAATGTCTGTATCCCTGCATTTATAAAAAAGACCTCAAAAACAGAAGCCGAAAAACGAGCTAAGGAACTCTTGGACTTTCTAGGCCTTACGGATAGATATCATCATAAGCCCAATGCGCTGTCCGGTGGAGAGCAACAACGCGTAGCGGTTGCACGTTCGTTGATCAATAACCCATCTGTAATTTTGGCAGATGAACCCAGTGGTAATCTTGATTCTGAAAGTGCTGACAATCTTCATCAACTTTTTTTTAAGCTCCGTGACGAATTTGGACAAACCTTTGTACTAGTTACACATAATTCAGAATTGGCAAATATGGCGGATAGAAAATTGACAATGGTAGATGGATTGATTGTTTCCTGATTTTTATTTTATGACAAAAACAGCGCTAAAAACTTTTTTGGACGAAAAGGTTGAACAGTACAATCATCCTAAATTTCTAGAAGATGATCCATTGCAAATTCCACATCGCTTCACAAAAAAGGAAGATATTGAAATCAGTGGGTTTTTAACAGCGACCATTGCATGGGGAAATCGAAAAAGTATTATCAACAATGCATCAAGATTGATGCAACTGTTGGACAATGCCCCTTTCGATTTTGTGCTGAACCATTCGGAATCCGATTTGAATCGATTGGAACCTTTTGTACACCGAACATTCAATGGCCATGATTTACAATATTTTATAAAAAGTCTTCAAAACATTTATCAAAACCATAATGGTTTAGAAGCCATATTTGTACAACATCAAGATACCGACTCGTTACAATCCGCCATATCCAATTTTAAGAAGTGTTTTTTTGAGCTACCCCATGAAGTCAGGACCATGAAACATGTTTCAGACCCCTTAAAAGGCTCCGCCGCAAAGCGAATCAATATGTTTTTGCGATGGATGGTACGGGATGAAAGTACAGGTGTGGATTTCGGAATTTGGCGAGGACTGAAACCAAGCCAGCTTTCATGTCCGTTGGATGTTCACTCGGGTAATGTGGCCAGAAAACTAAAACTGCTAAAACGAAAACAAAACGATGCTAAAGCTCTGGCAGAGCTGGATAAAAACCTAAGAAAACTGGACCCAATGGATCCAGTTAAATATGATTTTGCGCTGTTCGGATTAGGGGTATTTGAAAAATTCTAGTTGTTTTTCTCGTATGCTTTATCTGTAAGTGTGCTCATAAAAGCAATGATCGAGCTGATTTCTTTCTCATTTAAACTAAGAGAATCGGCTGGAAGCGTTTGGTAAGGAACGTCAAGTCCCATTCCTTGCCCACCTCCTACATTATAAAACTCCATCACTTCTTCAAGAGAAGTATAGACACCATTATGCATGTACGGAGCTGTTATTTCCGCATTTCTTACGGTTGAAGTCTTAAAAAAGTTTCTTTTCTCTTCAACCTTGTAAGGATAGTACTGTCCTGGATCAGTATCTAAAACTGGGTGTTCAAAACTTGCGTTTTCTGGCACACCAAGATTTTCAAATTCGGTTTCCATATACTTAGGTGGAACAGTACCATTAAAAGCAGGTGGAAAGTGGCAAGTAGCACAGGCCGCTTTACCCATGAAAAGGTTAAAGCCCAACACTTCTTCATCTGTTAAAGTTTCTTCCAAACCTTGAATATTTCTATCAAATTTGGAATCAAACGGTGCTAAACTTCGAATATATGTTGCAATAGCATGGCGTACATTCAGGTTGGTAACCTTACCATTATAAAGTGAATCAAATTCTTTTGTATACTTTGGATTTGATTTGACACGCTGCTCCATCGTATTTAAATCCAAATGAAACTCATTTTCATCATTGACCACATTTACAATTTGGTCCTCTAACCCATCGGCACGACCATCATAAAAAAAAGTGCGCTGAAAAACAGAATAGGTCAATGTTGGAGTGTTACGCTTCAATTCAATCCCATTTATGCCCCTTCCCTTTTTTAAACCATCGGTAAACGCCTTTTCTTTATGATGACATGTAGCACAGCTTATATTTCCTGTGCTAGAGAGAGATTCATCATTGAACAATGCCCTACCAAGTTCAATTCGCTCTTTGGTAATCTCAGGCGAGCGTTGCATTGAAAACATTTTCATATTGAAAAAATCCTTGTCAAAAAGATTTGTTGCCGTGGGGCTTAGAGATCGTGAAGTGTTCAATGCAATGTTCCAATCATCAGCAGTCTTATTGACCAATTGTAATTGTTTGTTAGTATGGTCTTTAATGAATTTATAACGGTCAAAACTGTCAAAATCACCAGCATTCAAATCAGAGATAGTTTTCTCTAGTTCTTGAACCCACGAATTGTATACCGCTTTCGACGTAAAAGCTTCTTCATATAGGTTTAATATTGTACTAATGGTCTCGTAGTTATAAACTGCCTCATTTAGTGAGTTGGCCAACATTGGTGAATCAAATCCAGTAATACCTTTCGTTGCAATATTGACAATGGCATCACGTATCATCTTTAAGTGGTGGCGATCACGCTGGGTAATGAGTATGTGGTTTTTTCTGATGTAGGGAATCCGTACTTTCAAATATTCGGCAACAAAATGGAGTTCTTTATTATCGAATCCTTCTTCAGCATATAACAGCTCTTCCAAAACCTGATAGCTCTTAGGTTTCAAAACTTTTATGTCTTGATAATCATCAATCTCTACCTTCAGTAAATTTGGGGCGTTCATAGAAAGATAGTTCTCATAATCATAGGCAATAAGCATAGGCTCGCTACGCTTGTACCATTCCCTACTTTTTAAGAAGTTGGTTTTATTCTCGGCTAGTGATTTTAGCGTGTCCACCTTTTGGATATAATGCGCAGCACTATCCAATGTTTTAAAGTAGTGGTTTCTGATTTCTTCGTTGAGCATTGATTCTTTATCCGCAGAAATTACCTTAACCAACTTTTTTTCCTGTTTACAGGAAAACAAAACCAATAAACATAAGATGAGATATAATGACTTCATAGATTTCATAGTAATATGTTGAATGTGAGAACCAAAAAGGTTCCCGAATTCGGGAACCTTTTATGTTTAACTTTTACAGTCCAAACTATCTTGGAAGACCTGTTAACTTAAACAAGAATGAACCTTCTAAGCGCGCAGAACCTTCATCGATAGCAGTTGGGTCTACAAATTTAAGTCCGTCCGCTCTTACGGCAGTTTCTGGTGTAGTCGAAAAATTCCAACCATGAACTTGGGCTCCTCCCATGAAAGTTGGTTCAGAAGCACCGATAATTTCAGTTACATCGATCAGACCGGTAATTTCCCAATTGCTCGTTGTAACACCATAACCCAATGCCGCCGCACCTTGTTGATTGCATTCTAGAACTTCTTTAACAACTCCAGTATTTAAGTCATATTGCCATAGCTTAGCAAAGCCCGTAATTTGTGGATTCAAATCGGCATATCCATTAGGGTCTTCTTGGATATAAGCATAGTTCTCGGTTACCAAAATATTGTCTGGAGAGTGCATTCCATCTCCTTTACCACCTTCTTTGTCTCCATCGATAACTACGGTCAATTTTGCGTCACCAGTTGGATTTTCAGGATTCAACTCTATTTTGTAAACCCTTCCAAAGCCAGTCCCTCGATTGTTCAAATCAGGATTGTCGTTACGTATTCTACCAGTAGCATTAAAATAAACTTGTCTGTTGGCTTCTGCAGAACCTCTTCTCCAATCGATATCCTCAATTCTTTGGAAACCGATAGCCAAGGAATCAATAGCTTCTTGATTTAGTTCAGCAATGGTACGCTCAGTTACTTTGACCCATTCTACATCATAAGCAATGTCTTCAGCCATACCCATTTCAAATAACTGACCTCCTTCACCTATTCCTGTCTCTACAGGGTTTTTTCCACGTAACACATATAGGTCTCCGCCGCTTAGGTCTCCTAGACCTCCAACATACATTGCAAAATGCCCCTCAGGGTAAGTGTTATTACTATCATCATCTCCCATAAAAACAACTGTTCGACCGGGATATGCATCTTTACCAATAACAACAGCATTTTCCGTTGACCATTCTCCTAAGGCAGGAAGTCTTTCCGCTTCAACTCTATTTTCAGAAGGTCGGAAAGGATTAACTCTGTAAACACCCTTTGCATTTCCGCCCCATTCACCACCAGATAGGTATAATGGGCCAAAACCATGTTCTTCAACAGTGATGGATGAACCAGAGCACTGCGCCGTAAAAGCTGTAGCGGTAGCACTTACGATATACTCGCCTTCGTAGGGTTGTAAATCAGAATTCATCATAATTCTTGCAATGGAGTAATCAGATTCTAGATTATTGATAAAAGCATAGTTACCATCACCATTTGGATAAAGTGCTGCACCATCCATAAAGGAACCATACACGAAAGTTGAATCGGAAGGTAAAATGTCTGCGGATGACATAATCATATTTAAATCAGCACTGTTGGCGAATTCACCTTTTAAAGTAAATACGCCATCTGGTACTACAGAAGCAACTAGAGGCTCCATCTCTGTAGTTGGATCATCGTCATCGCCACCTCCGCCGATGAAATCGTCGATTTTATCGCAAGAAGTTACTGCAATCAAACCGCCCAATAAAAGTAAATTTTTAAGTGTTCTCATTTGTGTTTTTAGGTTTAGAAAGTATATTGTTTTATAAGGATTCGTAACAAAAATACCCATGAGAACGCCCAGCGACCGTTAATTAAATATGGTGATAAGTAAAACTAAACTTCATTAAAATGTTAAAAAGTTAAGAGAATGTTATTATTTAGATAAGGTCTTAATAATTGTGCCATGCTATTCAATTTGTAAACTTGGTCACAACTCGAAAGTTACTTTTAGACCGAAACTTAAATCTTTGAATATCAAACTTTTAAATACAATCATGAATTCCAGTATTTTTATTTGAAGACTCAACATCCTATTTTAGGCATGTTTAAAGTGATACTCCTTTGGTTAAAAAG
The nucleotide sequence above comes from Flagellimonas sp. HMM57. Encoded proteins:
- a CDS encoding cytochrome-c peroxidase — translated: MKSLYLILCLLVLFSCKQEKKLVKVISADKESMLNEEIRNHYFKTLDSAAHYIQKVDTLKSLAENKTNFLKSREWYKRSEPMLIAYDYENYLSMNAPNLLKVEIDDYQDIKVLKPKSYQVLEELLYAEEGFDNKELHFVAEYLKVRIPYIRKNHILITQRDRHHLKMIRDAIVNIATKGITGFDSPMLANSLNEAVYNYETISTILNLYEEAFTSKAVYNSWVQELEKTISDLNAGDFDSFDRYKFIKDHTNKQLQLVNKTADDWNIALNTSRSLSPTATNLFDKDFFNMKMFSMQRSPEITKERIELGRALFNDESLSSTGNISCATCHHKEKAFTDGLKKGRGINGIELKRNTPTLTYSVFQRTFFYDGRADGLEDQIVNVVNDENEFHLDLNTMEQRVKSNPKYTKEFDSLYNGKVTNLNVRHAIATYIRSLAPFDSKFDRNIQGLEETLTDEEVLGFNLFMGKAACATCHFPPAFNGTVPPKYMETEFENLGVPENASFEHPVLDTDPGQYYPYKVEEKRNFFKTSTVRNAEITAPYMHNGVYTSLEEVMEFYNVGGGQGMGLDVPYQTLPADSLSLNEKEISSIIAFMSTLTDKAYEKNN
- the msrA gene encoding peptide-methionine (S)-S-oxide reductase MsrA, which encodes MSKQNNILIETAIFAGGCFWCTEAVFQRLNGVQEVISGYTGGTIKNPAYREICTGRTGHAEAIKILFDPTLISFNELLEVFFATHDPTTLNRQGNDVGTQYRSEIFYTNTKQREEAEKFIALLEKERVFGSPIVTAISEEKVFYKAEEDHQNYYNDNSNQPYCQFIIDPKIKKLNKHFSNKLNTVI
- a CDS encoding ABC transporter ATP-binding protein, with translation MIKASNIKKSYGELQVLKGVDLEIKQGEVVSIVGASGAGKTTLLQILGTLDSPSNKKDSSLFINTKDVTQLNDKNLARFRNEHIGFIFQFHQLLPEFTALENVCIPAFIKKTSKTEAEKRAKELLDFLGLTDRYHHKPNALSGGEQQRVAVARSLINNPSVILADEPSGNLDSESADNLHQLFFKLRDEFGQTFVLVTHNSELANMADRKLTMVDGLIVS
- a CDS encoding TIGR02757 family protein, with the translated sequence MTKTALKTFLDEKVEQYNHPKFLEDDPLQIPHRFTKKEDIEISGFLTATIAWGNRKSIINNASRLMQLLDNAPFDFVLNHSESDLNRLEPFVHRTFNGHDLQYFIKSLQNIYQNHNGLEAIFVQHQDTDSLQSAISNFKKCFFELPHEVRTMKHVSDPLKGSAAKRINMFLRWMVRDESTGVDFGIWRGLKPSQLSCPLDVHSGNVARKLKLLKRKQNDAKALAELDKNLRKLDPMDPVKYDFALFGLGVFEKF
- the folE gene encoding GTP cyclohydrolase I FolE, whose product is MAPYQNLEEYNITITNDIKERFSKIIGEIGEDVEREGLTKTPERAAKAMLFLTQGYKQDAAEILKGAMFKEDYDDMVIIKDIELYSLCEHHMLPFFGKAHVAYIPNGHIVGLSKIPRIVDVFARRLQVQERLTHDILECLNNTLKPKGVAVVIEASHMCMMMRGVQKQNSVTTTSGFRGQFEKIETRNEFLKLISSDLS
- a CDS encoding phosphatase, which translates into the protein MRTLKNLLLLGGLIAVTSCDKIDDFIGGGGDDDDPTTEMEPLVASVVPDGVFTLKGEFANSADLNMIMSSADILPSDSTFVYGSFMDGAALYPNGDGNYAFINNLESDYSIARIMMNSDLQPYEGEYIVSATATAFTAQCSGSSITVEEHGFGPLYLSGGEWGGNAKGVYRVNPFRPSENRVEAERLPALGEWSTENAVVIGKDAYPGRTVVFMGDDDSNNTYPEGHFAMYVGGLGDLSGGDLYVLRGKNPVETGIGEGGQLFEMGMAEDIAYDVEWVKVTERTIAELNQEAIDSLAIGFQRIEDIDWRRGSAEANRQVYFNATGRIRNDNPDLNNRGTGFGRVYKIELNPENPTGDAKLTVVIDGDKEGGKGDGMHSPDNILVTENYAYIQEDPNGYADLNPQITGFAKLWQYDLNTGVVKEVLECNQQGAAALGYGVTTSNWEITGLIDVTEIIGASEPTFMGGAQVHGWNFSTTPETAVRADGLKFVDPTAIDEGSARLEGSFLFKLTGLPR